The Kroppenstedtia pulmonis genome has a segment encoding these proteins:
- a CDS encoding helix-turn-helix transcriptional regulator: MGNRLRSLRGKKSRKEVAKAIGISVSTLQMYENGKRTPKDSIKIKLAQYYHVSVEKLFFSTRD, encoded by the coding sequence ATGGGTAACAGGCTTCGTTCTCTGCGGGGAAAGAAAAGCCGGAAAGAGGTAGCCAAGGCCATTGGAATCAGTGTAAGTACACTTCAGATGTACGAAAATGGGAAAAGAACCCCAAAAGACTCCATCAAAATCAAACTGGCCCAATACTATCACGTCTCTGTGGAAAAACTCTTTTTTTCCACCCGTGATTAA
- the rplT gene encoding 50S ribosomal protein L20, with amino-acid sequence MARVKGGTVTRRRRKKVLKLARGYFGAKHALFKTAKQQVMKSWVYAYRDRRQRKRDFRKLWITRINAAARLNGLSYSKLMFGLKQAGVDINRKMLADLAVNDEKAFAQLADLAKEKANA; translated from the coding sequence ATGGCAAGAGTAAAAGGCGGGACTGTGACTCGTCGTCGTCGCAAAAAAGTATTAAAGCTGGCTCGGGGTTATTTTGGTGCCAAGCATGCACTCTTTAAAACAGCCAAGCAACAGGTGATGAAGTCTTGGGTGTATGCTTACCGTGACCGGCGTCAAAGAAAACGGGATTTCCGGAAACTTTGGATTACCCGGATCAATGCAGCCGCCCGTTTGAACGGATTGTCTTACAGCAAGCTGATGTTTGGTCTGAAGCAAGCAGGTGTGGACATCAACCGTAAAATGTTGGCGGATTTAGCTGTCAATGATGAAAAAGCTTTTGCCCAGTTGGCTGATTTGGCCAAGGAAAAAGCAAACGCATAA
- a CDS encoding helix-turn-helix domain-containing protein, with amino-acid sequence MLIFGNRLRDLRHEQHMRQEDLARHLQISKSSVGMYERGEREPSLVTLRSIADFFHVTTDYLLGRTDDRDLTLPKAKSSSKDDTVVSTGGRVSQKKALNRNLKEVLKQDELYWGNIPFSQRERSAIKELMNLMVSEKPPRYGKKNEEE; translated from the coding sequence ATGCTCATATTTGGTAACCGCTTACGTGACTTGCGTCATGAGCAACATATGAGGCAAGAGGATTTGGCCAGGCATTTGCAGATCAGCAAAAGTTCCGTGGGGATGTACGAACGGGGTGAACGGGAGCCTTCCCTGGTCACATTGCGAAGCATTGCAGACTTTTTTCATGTCACTACTGATTATCTGCTGGGCCGGACGGATGACCGGGATCTGACATTGCCTAAGGCAAAATCGTCTTCTAAGGATGATACCGTTGTGTCCACGGGGGGCCGGGTTTCCCAGAAAAAAGCCCTTAATCGAAATCTGAAAGAGGTACTCAAACAAGATGAATTGTACTGGGGAAATATTCCCTTCTCCCAAAGAGAGCGTTCTGCGATTAAAGAGCTGATGAATTTGATGGTGTCTGAAAAGCCTCCCCGGTATGGTAAGAAAAATGAAGAGGAGTGA
- a CDS encoding MarR family winged helix-turn-helix transcriptional regulator: MSDRNELTNELINSYQHMVRRFKKEIHNILGNEMNSSEFIILKALFYRGPLRASALSQEFGVSASHITHVTDRLVQKGWVNRQRSQSDKRVVKLQITTEGEKRYQKIAEKRNLFLQKKFGPLTTEELRHLLHLVRKMDIIQPVELIKEQGKLMG, translated from the coding sequence ATGTCGGATCGAAATGAGCTGACCAATGAACTGATAAACAGTTACCAACACATGGTTCGACGTTTCAAAAAGGAGATACACAACATTTTGGGAAATGAAATGAATAGCAGTGAATTTATTATATTAAAAGCACTGTTTTATCGTGGTCCTCTCCGAGCTTCCGCTTTATCTCAGGAATTCGGGGTTTCTGCCAGCCATATCACACATGTGACGGATCGCCTGGTTCAGAAGGGATGGGTTAACCGTCAGCGTTCCCAATCAGATAAGAGAGTTGTAAAGCTACAAATTACAACAGAGGGTGAAAAGCGTTATCAGAAGATTGCTGAGAAAAGGAATCTCTTTTTACAAAAAAAGTTCGGCCCCCTGACTACAGAGGAATTGAGACATTTACTTCATCTTGTTCGGAAAATGGATATCATCCAGCCAGTTGAATTGATCAAAGAACAGGGAAAGCTGATGGGATAA
- the rpmI gene encoding 50S ribosomal protein L35, giving the protein MPKMKTRRAAAKRFSKTGTGKIKRNHAFMNHMLEHKPKKAKRKLRKSTTMAKGDVKRTQQLIPYK; this is encoded by the coding sequence ATGCCCAAAATGAAGACGCGCCGTGCTGCCGCTAAGCGGTTTAGCAAAACCGGTACCGGTAAAATCAAGCGCAATCATGCGTTCATGAACCATATGCTGGAACACAAGCCGAAAAAGGCAAAACGAAAGCTGCGTAAAAGCACGACGATGGCCAAAGGTGATGTGAAACGTACCCAGCAACTGATTCCTTATAAGTAA